The stretch of DNA GTGACGGGAGCGGCTATTATTGCTGCAAATCATGTTTCATTTTTAGACCCTATAGTGATTCCTCTTGCTTTCCCAGGCAAAATTTATCACTTGGCTAAGTCTGGTTTATTTGCAAATCCTTTTGCTCGATGGCTTTTTCGTGCACTAGGCTGCTATCCAATCAGCAGGGAGGCTGGGAATTCTGCCGCTTTTAAGGCCGCGCTCAACATCTTTTCTAAAGGAGAAAAGCTCATTATTTACCCGGAAGGGACCCGACACTCTGATGGAAAAATTCACCGAGGGAAAGTAGGTGTAGGTATGCTAGCTCTGAAAGGGAATGTTTCTGTAATTCCTGTGTATGTTGCTGGAACCTTCGAGGCTTTTGGAAAAAAACACACATTCCCAAGGATTTGGAAAACTTTAACTACCGTGATAGGCAAACCGATCACATTTCAAGACCTCATTGACAACTCCGCTCTCGATAAAAAAGAAGCTTATCAATTAGCAACAGATCGCATCATGGCCAAGATTACAGAACTACAAACTTGGTTCCAGCAAGGATGCATTGGAGAAATCCCTTAGTTTATAGATTTTATGACAACATTGCTCTCTTTTCTGACTTCGCTATGTTCTTCGGCGATTCATACAGCTTTTCCAGAATTGGAAGAACTCCCCCTCGATATTACCCCTTCTACTAAAGAGCATTTTGGGCATTACCAATGTAATAATGCCATGAAGCTTGCTCCCGTCTTGCGCAAATCTCCTCGCGCAATTGCAGAAGAAATCCTCGCTCACATTCCAACAACTCCTTTTTCCTCCGTAGAAATCGCTGGAGCAGGATTTATAAACTTTACCTTCTCGAAAGAATTTTTAGCAGATCAGCTCCAAATCTTTTCTCAAGAATTAGCGAAAGGGTTTCCTGTCTCCTCACCACAAAAAGTCATCATTGATTTCTCCTCTCCCAATATTGCTAAGGACATGCATGTGGGGCATCTTCGCTCTACAATCATAGGAGATTGTCTAGCTCGTTGTTTCTCTTTTGTAGGCCATGATGTCCTTCGCTTGAATCATATTGGAGATTGGGGAACAGCTTTTGGCATGCTTATCACCTATCTGCAAGATACTGAGCAAGCCAACATCCATCAGTTAGAAGATCTTACAGAATTATATAAGAAAGCCCACGCACGTTTTGCCGAAGACCAAACGTTTAAAAAGCGCTCTCAGCACAATGTCGTAGCCTTACAATCTGGAGATCCTAATGCGCTTGCCTTATGGAAGCAGATTTGTGATGTTTCAGAAAAATCCTTTCAAACGATTTATTCTATCTTAGATGTCGAACTTCATACTCGAGGGGAGTCTTTTTATAACCCCTTTTTGGCTGATGTGGTTTCAGATCTAGAATCCAAAAACCTCGTTACTCTTTCTGATGGGGCAAAATGTGTCTTCCATGAAGGATTCTCCATCCCTTTGATAATTCAAAAAAGCGATGGAGGATACAATTATGCAACGACGGATGTGGCTGCTATGCGTTATCGCATGCAGCAAGACCACGCCGATAGAATCCTTATCGTCACAGACTCTGGACAATCCCTCCACTTCCAATTGCTAGAAGCTACCTGTCTGGCAGCAGGCTATCTTCCCCGCCAGGGAATCTTTTCCCACGTGGGATTTGGTGTCGTTTTAGATACTCAAGGAAGAAAATTCAAAACCCGCTCGGGAGAAAATATCAAACTCAAAGAACTGCTCGATACTGCTGTTGAAAAAGCTAAAGAATCTTTAAGAGCACATCGCCCCGAAATTTCCGAGGAGGAGCTGGCCTATCAAGGGCCAATCCTTGGCATCAATGCCATTAAATATGCGGACCTTTCTTCTCATAGAATCAACGATTATGTGTTTTCTTTTGAGAAAATGCTACGCTTCGAAGGAAACACCGCGATGTCCCTTCTATATGCTTACGTACGGATTCAGGGCATTAAACGTAGAATGAAGCTAGCCTCTCTCCCTGAACAGGGAGCTCTATCCATTCATGAGCCAGCGGAGGAAGGGTTAGCACTTACCTTACTACGCTTCCCAGAAATTTTAGATCTAACTCTACGAGAACTCTGTCCTCATTTTCTCTCGGACTATCTCTACACGCTGACAAACAAATTTAATGCGTTTTTCCGCGATTGTCACATCGAAGGATCTGATTATCAACAAGAGCGTCTTTATCTTTGCGGATTGACCGAGAGAACGTTATCAACAGGTATGCACCTATTAGGGCTAAAAACTTTAGACCACCTGTAAAAAGCTTCTAAGGAGAGCTTTTGAAAGCTCTCCTAAACGCACCTCGCTTTTTCTGTCAATATTCTGGCTCCCAGGCTTTCTAGTTTCCCTAACCAGTCAGTGTACCCCCGATCTAACATCTTGGTATTTTCAATCTTAGAAGCTCCCCCCTCGGCGATAAGAGCTGCCATAACATAAGCAAATCCCGCGCGCAGATCAGGAATCACTAAATCTGTTGCTTTCAAGGGAGTGGGACCGTGAATGACCGCACTATGCGGATGATTTCCTGTAGAGTATCGACAGGCCTTTGCGCTTAGACACTCATAGAATAAATCACAGTGAGCCCCCATCTTCGCTAACCCCCGCAAATACCCCAATCGGTTCTCATGCACCGTCTCATGAATAACAGAGCATCCTTCTGCTTGAGAGAGCAGTACTGCAAAAGGCTGCTGCCAGTCCGTAATAAACCCTGGATGCACATCCGTTTCTAAAAGAACACCTCCCTTCAAGGGTTTGTCATAGAAAAATTCAATCCCAGTTTCTTGAACAGAAAATCCTCCACCTATAGATCTTAGAACTTTTAAAAAAGGAATCATATGCTCGTGACGAGCCTGTTCTACAAAAACTCTTCCTTGGGAGACTACAGCAGCCATACCAAAAGAAGCTGCTTCGATTTTATCTGGAATCACAGTGTGTTCGACAGGGGAAAAGTCCCGGCAACCAAAAATTTCGATGGTTTTATCATTATCAGTCGTGATCTCTACACCAGCTTTCTGCAAGAAAGCAATAAGTTCAATAATCTCCACTTCCAGAGAGGCATTCTTAATAAGGGTTCTTCCTTGAGCCCCGACAGATGCTAAAATAAGGTTTTCTGTAGCCCCGACAGAAGGATAGGGCAACGTAATATGCGCTCCAACAAGCCCATCTGGAGCAGCAGCCCAGTACCCTTCTTTACTAACAACAAGCTCTGCTCCTAATTTCTCTAGCCCTTCGAGATGAAAATGTAACGAACGCGGTCCAATGGCATCGCCCCCTAAATTAGGGACAAAGATCCCATAAGGACAACGACGAAGCAAAGCTCCTAATAACAAAATAGGAATGCGATTTACACAGGAAAATTGTGGAGGAACTTTAGACAACAAAATACGTGGAGTAATAATGTCAATCACTTGCGATTGCTGATCCCAATCTATGACAGCCCCCAAAGCCCGACACAACTCCACTGTTTGCCGAACATCTTCAATATTGGGGACGTTCTTCAAAATGGTCCGCTTATCCGAAAGCAAAGATGCCACAAGCAACTTAGTAGCTGCGTTTTTAGCTCCCGACACACGTACAGATCCTTGTAGGACCGTTCCTCCAAAAACCTTGATACCAGGCATTTTAGTTCCTTTGATTGCATTTCTTCACAAACGTTACCTGGTACGCAGTTATTTTTCACGAAAACTTTATTTTTAATAAAACACCATCTTATTAACAAACAAAAGCTTGTTAGAAACACAATAGATTTTAAAAACAATTGTTCTATCAATTAACAAAAGCAATTTTTTAAAATCTAATTAAATTAGACGTTGTTTTTGTTTTTGTTTGTAGTTATGACGACTCCAATAAGCAATACTGGACCCAACATCCCAACAGTTACAGTCTCCACTACCACCGCAGCTTCCGGATCTCTTGGGACTTCCTCTGTATCCACCACATCTACCAATTCTACAGCTGTAGAAACATCAACTAAAACAAGTTCCTTGGCAGAGAGTGCCATTCCGACTAGTGGAGAGCAGATACAAGCCAGTACCGGCTCCAATACCCCTATTACAGCTAGCGTCTCAACAGCGTCTCCATCTCAAACAGCCTCTGCCTCAGCAAACAAAGCAGCAGCATCTGCTGCAAGAAACTTTGGCACTTCTGAATCTTCTGATTCATCTAAAACCAATGCCTCTTCATCCAATCATGTGGAGAGCAACAATACCGAATACGAGAGCGGGTTATCAACGGATGATGACGGATTGTCTAACAGCGCAGATGTATCTCGTTCAACCCCATCTGATACAGCTCAAACAGGAAAAGCCTCTGGTGATGGCGCCGCCGTTAGGCAACTACGATCGTCCACCTATACCACAAGGCCTCGTAATGAGAACGTATTAGAGCCTGGACCGGAAGGGCTTCCGGATATGTCTCTTCCTAGCTATAACCCCACAGACCGGAATTCTTTACTCAGTTTCCTAGCCAATCCTAATGTCAAAGGGAGAATGCTCGAACACTCCGGACATCTGGTATTCATAGATACGAACAGAAGTAGCTTCATTTTTGTTCCGAATGGAAACTGGGATCAGGTTTGTTCCATGAAGGTTCAGAATGGAAAAACTAAAGGAGACCTTGGCTTAAAAGATTTAGAAGATATGTGTGCAAAATTTTGCACAGGGTACGCGAAGTTCTCTTCCGATTGGGGTAATCGTGTAGAGCCTCTAGTTGCCTCTAAAGCAGGTGTAGCCAGTGGAGGTAACCTCCCAGATAAAATTATTATCAACAATAAATTTAGAACCTGTGTTGCTTACGGCCCCTGGAACGCTGCAGAATCCGGAAACAGCTTCACCCCTTCTGCTTGGAGACGCGGGCATGAAGTAAAATTTGGACCAATCTTTGATGGAGTAGCGCCGTTTAATAAAATCAACTGGGGCTCTTCCTCTGGCCCTGGTGATGACGGCATCTCCTTCTCCAATGAAACTTCGGAACCATTCGCAACCGCTCCCTCATCTCCATCCCCAACCCCAGTTATCAACGTCAATGTTAATGTCGGCGGAACTAATGTTACTGTTGGAGACACAAACGTATCTGGAAGCTCCGGCAGCAGCACACCAACAGCTTCTAAATCTGTGGACATGTCTACGGATACTAGCGATTTAGATACTAGTGATATTGATACAACTGACCAAACAAACTCCTTGAATGCAGACATCGACGATGTATCAGATGCCGACTCGGGTATCGGAGAAGACAGTGTATCAGATACAGAGTCTACAGATGGAGATAACTCCGGAAAAACTACTTCAGCCTCTGGGAAACCTACTTCATCAATAGAGGACGGAGCGAACGGACCAGACATCCTTGCTGCTGTACGTAAACACCTGGATACAGTCTACCCTGGTGAGAATGGCGGTTCCACAGAAGGACCTCTCCCCGCTAACCAAAACTTGGGTAAAGTCATTAGCGACATGGAGAAAACTGGAACAGCTGAAGAGACCGTTATATCTCCAGGAAATGGCTCAGGAACACTTGACTCCTTGAATGCAGACATCGACGATGTATCAGATGCCGACTCGGGTATCGGAGAAGACAGTGTATCAGATACAGAGTCTACGGATGGAGATAACTCCGGAAAAACTACTTCGGCCTCTGGGAAACCTACTTCATCAATAGAGGGCGGAGCGGAAGGACCAGACATCCTTGCTGCTGTACGTAAACACCTGGATAAAGTCTACCCTGGTGAGAATGGCGGTTCCACAGAAGGACCTCTCCCCGCTAACCAAAACTTGGGCAAAGTCATTAGCGACATGGAGAAAACTGGAACAGCTAAAGAGACCGTTGTATCATCCCCTTATCAAGGGACTGGGAAAGCCCCCACAAATATTACTGGAACGAACTCCCCGCTCCCTCCGGTTCCAACCAAACCAACAACTAAAACACCTAGAACAGATAACAAAGCTCCAGCTTCTGGCGTGATGGCTCGTCACAGTCTCCTGCCTACAGGTAAGGCTGGGTCTGGAGGGCTAACTCTGCAAGAGCTACTTCCTCGCGTACGAGCACATCTTGACGAATCTTTCTCTGAGTCTGGAGAGCTTATAAGTAAAGATGGGCCTCAACTTGGAAGTATCGTTGATAACTTCAGAAAGGAGACGGGCTCTGGAGGAATTATAGCTTACGTTGAAAATGTTCCAGGAAACAAAGGAACGGCCTCTCCGTTAACAGGCGGCGATTCCGGGAAAAAAGCTTTTGATGCGGCACGAGAGACTGCGCAAGCTTTAGGAACCGTTGCAGGTAAGTTGAATATGGCCTTACAAGCACAAAAACTAGAAAACCTTACAAAAGATGAGGGCCCCACCACTGTTGGCAAAAACCTTTTTGAGGCGGCAGCAGCAACAACAAAAGCCCTCGGATCTCTTATCGACAACATAGGGTAGAAAGAACCCCTCGAGCAGAGCCCTTTTAGCTCTGCTCGGGGCCAATATAATTACGCCATATTGTGATAGACATCGTCTACATCATCGATATTCTCTAACCACTCAATTAGAGCCAAATTAGACTTCCCGGTCTCTTCATCACAATCTACTAAACGCAAAGGAACATAGATTATCTTCTCTTCAGAACACGTAACTCCTCTAGCCAGCAACCCCTCTTTGACGGAGGCTAAGTCTGTGGGCTCACAAAGAACTAAAAAAAATTCCTCATCGTCACTATCCAGGTCTTGCCCTCCGCAGTCAATCACATGAGTTAATAGAGTGGCCTCGTCAATAGAACTCTTGGGAACATAGCAGGCTCCTGTACGAGCAAAATTATATAAAACACTTCCGGGCTCAACCAAAGTCCCACCACGTTTATTAACAGCTACACGCATATCTGAAGCGGTTCGGTTTTTATTATCGGTCATCGCTTCCACGATAATCCCAACCCCTCCAAATCCATATAACTCGTAAGTCACTTCCTCATAATTTTTCTGATCTGCAGAAGAAGCCTTTTTCAAATTACGCTCGATATTCTCATTAGGAATGTTTTGATCCTTGGCTTTCTGAATAATCATTCGCAAACGAGCATTTGACTTAGGATCTGGGCCTCCCATTTTGACTGCAGAAATGAGCTCTTTAATCGTCCGAGAAAAAATTTTCCCTTTCTTATGATCTGCTCTTTCTTTCCGGTGTTTAGTATTGGCCCACTTACTGTGTCCTGCCATGCTTATTACCTATAATCCTTCTACTATCAGGAGATCCCTGACAAATTATTTTTCAATTCTGCTTTCAAACATGCCATTAAAAAGGCGAATTTTTTCAAACCGAAGTCTTTTGACACAACCATCTTACACAAAAGAAAGTTTCGACTCTATATGGAAAACTTAGAGCCCTCTCTCCATAGTAATTTTCGCTAAGTATCCTAGCTCATCTTTATAAAAAGTCTTCTGTCTTCCTACCTCTATAAATCCAAATCTCTCATAAAGATGGATAGCGGGATTTCCCTCGTACACTTCTAAATACACAAGCTCTAATTTTAACTGCGTCTTCCCTAAGTGAAGCAAGTTGTTCAACAGAGCAGTCCCAATGCCTTTATTACGAAATTTTTCTCCCACAATGATGGATAATAAACTGTGATGAGACACTTTAATATAGGGATTGAGTATGAGAGTAGCGACTCCCGCGACCTCCCCATTATATACAGCTGTCAAGCTGCTGCGACAGCGATAAAAACTTACCCAAAAATTTACGCTATCGCGAATTTCTGCTTCGGTTTTTATAGGGAATCCTCGAAGAATTTTGGGATCATTTAACCAAAGACGCATGTAATGTGCGTCCTCGGGAACTGTATAACGGATCTCTAATAATGGATCATGCATAGTGGTCATGTAATTTCTCCATAATCAGCTAGGTATGCCTTGATAAAAGCATCTAAAAGCTCGCCATCCATCATCGCTTGGATATTGCCTACTTCGTATCCTGTCCTCACATCTTTTACTAAAGTATAAGGTTGAAACACATAATTACGAATCTGGGATCCCCAGCTGATTTCTTTTTTATTTTTTCTATCTATATTTTGTTTCTCTAAACGCTCCTGTAACAGCCTCTGATAAATTTTCGCGCGTAACATATTCATACACGCCTCGCGGTTTTGAATTTGACTGCGTTCATTTTGACACGAAACCACAATCCCTGTAGGAAAGTGGGTGATCCGTACCGCTGAATCTGTTACATTCACATGTTGTCCTCCGGCTCCTGAAGAACGATACGTATCAACACGAATATCTCCGGGACGGATCTCAACTTCTATTTTATCATCAATTTCTGGGAACACTTCTACTGAGGCAAAACTGGTATGCCGTTTTGCGTTACTATCGAAAGGAGAGATCCGCACCAAACGATGCACTCCGCTTTCGGCTTTAGCATAACCATAGGCATACTCACCAATGAGTTTCAAAGTAATGTGCTTAACTCCCGCAACCTCTCCATCTAACCGATCGATGATTTCTATTTTCCATCCGTGGCTGTTTGCCCAGCGCGAATACATACGCAATAACATCTCTACCCAATCACAAGATTCGGTTCCTCCGGCTCCCGCATTGATAGATAGAAAACAAGAATTTCGATCCAACTCACCAGAAAGAAGTCTGAGCGTTTCCCATTCTGCTATTTTCTTTTCACAAAAAACAAATTCTTTTTCTAATTCTTTTTGTATTTCTACGTCTTTAAAAAATTCTTCTTCTTTTAAAAAGAATTGTATGTCGTTAATTTTGTTTTTTAATTCATTATATTCTAATATCTGCTGTTTTAATCGAGCGATTCTCTCAGAAATTTTCCCGGCCCTAGCCACATCATCCCAAAACCCTTCTTGAACAGACTGTTGTTCCAGGGTCTTTAATTCGTTTTCCTTTTCTTCCGGGTCAAAGAGACCTCCGAGTTAAAGCCAACCCCTCAAGCAAAAGCTCTAATCGTTTATCAAAATTCTCATGCATAACCGTTCACCATTCAAAATATCTAACCAAACTCTATTGTAAGGACTCTTTTTCCATTTGTAGTAGCAGGAATTGCTAAAACGTCCTCATGGTAACACGATCCTCTCTTAGGGATCAATTTCTTGCGAGTCCAAGAAGAAGCGGCATAGGGGTCCCCGTTTTCTATCGCTCTCCCTGAAAGCTTTACTATGTTTTTTATTTTGACGATAAACCTTGTTAGAGAATAAAAGTGTTGCGAGGGAAGAGCCAAAAACTTTGCTTGTCACCTTCTTTAACTAGGAGTCACCCATGAGTCAAAATAAGAACTCTGCTTTCATGCAGCCTGTAAATGTATCCGCTGATTTAGCTGCTATTGTTGGTACCGGGCCTATGCCTCGCACAGAGATCATCAAGAAAATTTGGGATTACATTAAAAAGAATAACCTTCAAGATCCTACGAACAAGCGCAACATCAATCCCGATGATAAATTGGCTAAAGTTTTTGGTTCTAAAAACGCTGTAGACATGTTCCAAATGACGAAACTGGTCTCCAAACACATCGTTAAATAAAATAGAAATTGACTCTCGCGTTCCTCGTCCTTAAGATGGGGAACAAATTAGTTCTTTTTATTTGCGTTTGTGGGCTTTACTGCATCTTTAACAGCTATCGTAACAGCACCAGCTTTAGCATGGGTTTGGGCCAACCACTTCGAGCCTAATCTGCTAAAAGTCACCCACTTGAGCTGGAAGCTACCCAAGAAGTTTGCTCATCTTCATGGGCTTCGCCTTGTGCAAATCTCAGATTTGCACTTGACTCAGTCGACGCCCGATGCCTTCTTAAAAAAGATCTCTCGCAAAATTTCTTCTTTATCTCCAGACATTTTAGTATTTACGGGAGACTTTATCTGCCGTGCTAAAGTCGAAACTCCTGACCGACTAAAAAATTTCTTATGCTCCTTAAATGCTCCTTTAGGGTGCTTCGCTTGCCTAGGGAATCATGATTACGCTACCTATGTATCTCGCGATATTCACGGGAAAATCAATACCATTCCGATAACAAGCTGTCGTCCTTTAAAAAGAGCTCTAGTTTCGGTGTATCAAAGCCTGCTCTCCTCGTCTCGCAATGAATTTGCAGACACATTGAACCCCCAAGCTCCTAATCCCCACCTAGTAAAGGCATTGCAAGACACTCCATTTCAGCTATTGCATAATCAAAGTGTCACACTCTCTGACATGGTGAACATCGTTGGATTAGGAGACTTTTTTGCCAAACAATTCGATCCAAAAAAAGCTTTTACTAACTATAATCCTACGTTACCTGGTATTATTCTTTCCCATAATCCCGATACGATTCACCTTCTGAAAGATTATCCAGGCGATGTCGTTTTTTCTGGGCACTCTCACGGTCCTCAAATTTCGCTCCCTTGGCCAAAGTTTGCAAAAGCCATAACAAATAGACTTTCGGGATTGGAAAACCCAGAGCTAACTCGGGGATTGTTCTCTTTCCCTCAAGAAAAAAGGCTCTTATACGTAAACCGAGGACTTGGAGGGTGGAAACGATTACGATTTTTCTCTCCTCCAGAAATTTGTATCATGAGGTGTCTCTATGAACCTTAGTTGTTCCCTTGTATTGTTAGGAGGAGGAAAGGGCGAACGTTTTCAGTCTTTCCAACCCAAGCAATACGCGCATCTCGATGGGGAGCCACTAATTCTTCATGCCTTACACGCTTATCAACGTCTTCCATTTATTCAAGAAATCGTGATTGTTTGTGAAGAACAGTATCAAGAACTGTTTCTTCCCTACCCTGTTAAATTTGCTTCCCCAGGAGCCTTGCGACAAGACTCGGTTTTTTCTGGCTTACAACAAGTCTCGTCCCCCTGGGTGTGTGTGCACGATGGCGTGCGCCCATTTGTCTATGCGGATGAAGTGACCGAAGTTTGCTTTGCGGCACTCAAAACTGGCGCGGCAGCTCTTGCTACACCAGCAACTTACACGATTAAATCTCGAACTCCAGTACGCACTCTAGATAGAGATGCGATAGCGGTAATTCATACCCCTCAATGCATAGATACAGAAATACTCAGAGAAGGACTTCTTCTTGCGAAAATCATGGATTTCACCCTATCGGATGATACAGAAGCTGCTGAGCTGCTCGGCATAGAACCTACGCTAATCTTCAGCAATAGAACTCAAATTAAGGTAACCTATCCCGAAGATCTTCTATTTGCTGAAGCTCTTCTTCAAGCCCACACTCATCAATAAAACTTCTCATGACACGAAAAATCGTTTTAAGAATTGCTTATCAAGGGACCGCATATTCTGGATGGCAGAGACAACCCAATGCGCTTTCTATCCAGGAAGTTTTAGAAACGCTCCTAAAAAAAATTTCTGGGGAGCGGATTTCTGTTATAGCCTCCGGACGTACAGATGCTGGTGTTCACGCTCAAGGACAAATTGCTCATTTTTGTTGTCCTGACCACCCTCATTTTTCCGATCCTGCACAAATCAAAAGAATGCTTAACGCTCTTTTACCCCATGATATTGTCATTCGCGATGTTGTAGCAACCCATCAAGATTTTCATTCTCGATTTTCCG from Chlamydia suis encodes:
- a CDS encoding SWIB/MDM2 domain-containing protein, which produces MSQNKNSAFMQPVNVSADLAAIVGTGPMPRTEIIKKIWDYIKKNNLQDPTNKRNINPDDKLAKVFGSKNAVDMFQMTKLVSKHIVK
- the lpxG gene encoding UDP-2,3-diacylglucosamine diphosphatase LpxG, which translates into the protein MGFTASLTAIVTAPALAWVWANHFEPNLLKVTHLSWKLPKKFAHLHGLRLVQISDLHLTQSTPDAFLKKISRKISSLSPDILVFTGDFICRAKVETPDRLKNFLCSLNAPLGCFACLGNHDYATYVSRDIHGKINTIPITSCRPLKRALVSVYQSLLSSSRNEFADTLNPQAPNPHLVKALQDTPFQLLHNQSVTLSDMVNIVGLGDFFAKQFDPKKAFTNYNPTLPGIILSHNPDTIHLLKDYPGDVVFSGHSHGPQISLPWPKFAKAITNRLSGLENPELTRGLFSFPQEKRLLYVNRGLGGWKRLRFFSPPEICIMRCLYEP
- a CDS encoding lysophospholipid acyltransferase family protein, whose protein sequence is MIFTIAKSLVRLLFPLFYRRKIFRSKASAAVTGAAIIAANHVSFLDPIVIPLAFPGKIYHLAKSGLFANPFARWLFRALGCYPISREAGNSAAFKAALNIFSKGEKLIIYPEGTRHSDGKIHRGKVGVGMLALKGNVSVIPVYVAGTFEAFGKKHTFPRIWKTLTTVIGKPITFQDLIDNSALDKKEAYQLATDRIMAKITELQTWFQQGCIGEIP
- the ispD gene encoding 2-C-methyl-D-erythritol 4-phosphate cytidylyltransferase encodes the protein MNLSCSLVLLGGGKGERFQSFQPKQYAHLDGEPLILHALHAYQRLPFIQEIVIVCEEQYQELFLPYPVKFASPGALRQDSVFSGLQQVSSPWVCVHDGVRPFVYADEVTEVCFAALKTGAAALATPATYTIKSRTPVRTLDRDAIAVIHTPQCIDTEILREGLLLAKIMDFTLSDDTEAAELLGIEPTLIFSNRTQIKVTYPEDLLFAEALLQAHTHQ
- the murA gene encoding UDP-N-acetylglucosamine 1-carboxyvinyltransferase, whose translation is MPGIKVFGGTVLQGSVRVSGAKNAATKLLVASLLSDKRTILKNVPNIEDVRQTVELCRALGAVIDWDQQSQVIDIITPRILLSKVPPQFSCVNRIPILLLGALLRRCPYGIFVPNLGGDAIGPRSLHFHLEGLEKLGAELVVSKEGYWAAAPDGLVGAHITLPYPSVGATENLILASVGAQGRTLIKNASLEVEIIELIAFLQKAGVEITTDNDKTIEIFGCRDFSPVEHTVIPDKIEAASFGMAAVVSQGRVFVEQARHEHMIPFLKVLRSIGGGFSVQETGIEFFYDKPLKGGVLLETDVHPGFITDWQQPFAVLLSQAEGCSVIHETVHENRLGYLRGLAKMGAHCDLFYECLSAKACRYSTGNHPHSAVIHGPTPLKATDLVIPDLRAGFAYVMAALIAEGGASKIENTKMLDRGYTDWLGKLESLGARILTEKARCV
- a CDS encoding YebC/PmpR family DNA-binding transcriptional regulator; this encodes MAGHSKWANTKHRKERADHKKGKIFSRTIKELISAVKMGGPDPKSNARLRMIIQKAKDQNIPNENIERNLKKASSADQKNYEEVTYELYGFGGVGIIVEAMTDNKNRTASDMRVAVNKRGGTLVEPGSVLYNFARTGACYVPKSSIDEATLLTHVIDCGGQDLDSDDEEFFLVLCEPTDLASVKEGLLARGVTCSEEKIIYVPLRLVDCDEETGKSNLALIEWLENIDDVDDVYHNMA
- a CDS encoding GNAT family N-acetyltransferase → MTTMHDPLLEIRYTVPEDAHYMRLWLNDPKILRGFPIKTEAEIRDSVNFWVSFYRCRSSLTAVYNGEVAGVATLILNPYIKVSHHSLLSIIVGEKFRNKGIGTALLNNLLHLGKTQLKLELVYLEVYEGNPAIHLYERFGFIEVGRQKTFYKDELGYLAKITMERGL
- the prfB gene encoding peptide chain release factor 2 (programmed frameshift) produces the protein MHENFDKRLELLLEGLALTRRSLFDPEEKENELKTLEQQSVQEGFWDDVARAGKISERIARLKQQILEYNELKNKINDIQFFLKEEEFFKDVEIQKELEKEFVFCEKKIAEWETLRLLSGELDRNSCFLSINAGAGGTESCDWVEMLLRMYSRWANSHGWKIEIIDRLDGEVAGVKHITLKLIGEYAYGYAKAESGVHRLVRISPFDSNAKRHTSFASVEVFPEIDDKIEVEIRPGDIRVDTYRSSGAGGQHVNVTDSAVRITHFPTGIVVSCQNERSQIQNREACMNMLRAKIYQRLLQERLEKQNIDRKNKKEISWGSQIRNYVFQPYTLVKDVRTGYEVGNIQAMMDGELLDAFIKAYLADYGEIT
- the argS gene encoding arginine--tRNA ligase — its product is MTTLLSFLTSLCSSAIHTAFPELEELPLDITPSTKEHFGHYQCNNAMKLAPVLRKSPRAIAEEILAHIPTTPFSSVEIAGAGFINFTFSKEFLADQLQIFSQELAKGFPVSSPQKVIIDFSSPNIAKDMHVGHLRSTIIGDCLARCFSFVGHDVLRLNHIGDWGTAFGMLITYLQDTEQANIHQLEDLTELYKKAHARFAEDQTFKKRSQHNVVALQSGDPNALALWKQICDVSEKSFQTIYSILDVELHTRGESFYNPFLADVVSDLESKNLVTLSDGAKCVFHEGFSIPLIIQKSDGGYNYATTDVAAMRYRMQQDHADRILIVTDSGQSLHFQLLEATCLAAGYLPRQGIFSHVGFGVVLDTQGRKFKTRSGENIKLKELLDTAVEKAKESLRAHRPEISEEELAYQGPILGINAIKYADLSSHRINDYVFSFEKMLRFEGNTAMSLLYAYVRIQGIKRRMKLASLPEQGALSIHEPAEEGLALTLLRFPEILDLTLRELCPHFLSDYLYTLTNKFNAFFRDCHIEGSDYQQERLYLCGLTERTLSTGMHLLGLKTLDHL
- the tarP gene encoding type III secretion system actin-recruiting effector Tarp, whose protein sequence is MTTPISNTGPNIPTVTVSTTTAASGSLGTSSVSTTSTNSTAVETSTKTSSLAESAIPTSGEQIQASTGSNTPITASVSTASPSQTASASANKAAASAARNFGTSESSDSSKTNASSSNHVESNNTEYESGLSTDDDGLSNSADVSRSTPSDTAQTGKASGDGAAVRQLRSSTYTTRPRNENVLEPGPEGLPDMSLPSYNPTDRNSLLSFLANPNVKGRMLEHSGHLVFIDTNRSSFIFVPNGNWDQVCSMKVQNGKTKGDLGLKDLEDMCAKFCTGYAKFSSDWGNRVEPLVASKAGVASGGNLPDKIIINNKFRTCVAYGPWNAAESGNSFTPSAWRRGHEVKFGPIFDGVAPFNKINWGSSSGPGDDGISFSNETSEPFATAPSSPSPTPVINVNVNVGGTNVTVGDTNVSGSSGSSTPTASKSVDMSTDTSDLDTSDIDTTDQTNSLNADIDDVSDADSGIGEDSVSDTESTDGDNSGKTTSASGKPTSSIEDGANGPDILAAVRKHLDTVYPGENGGSTEGPLPANQNLGKVISDMEKTGTAEETVISPGNGSGTLDSLNADIDDVSDADSGIGEDSVSDTESTDGDNSGKTTSASGKPTSSIEGGAEGPDILAAVRKHLDKVYPGENGGSTEGPLPANQNLGKVISDMEKTGTAKETVVSSPYQGTGKAPTNITGTNSPLPPVPTKPTTKTPRTDNKAPASGVMARHSLLPTGKAGSGGLTLQELLPRVRAHLDESFSESGELISKDGPQLGSIVDNFRKETGSGGIIAYVENVPGNKGTASPLTGGDSGKKAFDAARETAQALGTVAGKLNMALQAQKLENLTKDEGPTTVGKNLFEAAAATTKALGSLIDNIG